Genomic window (Leisingera methylohalidivorans DSM 14336):
CGCTCAAAATAGGAGGTGTAGGCGACCTTGATATAGCGGGCCCAGTTCACCTCGAGGAACCGGCCGCAATCGGTCGACAGCATCACGTAGTTTTCCGAGCCGAACTCGGCCACATGCACGTCGGGATACTGCTGCGGGGCAAACACGATGCCGATATCGGTTTCCCCTGTCAGGATGTCCCGTTGAATCTGCTGCGAGAAATTGGCCTCAAGATAAAGGTCTAGCTTTGGCACCTGGGCGCGGATCTGCTTGGCCCAATCCACCAGCACGGACTGCGCCAGGCTGAACTGGACTGACACCCGCAGCCGCGGGCGGCTGAGCCCTGGTCCGGCCGAGACATCGCGCTTGGCCAGGCTCCACGCCGCCAGCAAGGACCGGCAATGGGTTTCGAACCGCCGCCCGGCCGCCGTGGGATCGGCGCCGCCGCGGCCGCGTTCGAACAGCCGGGTGCCCAGTTCGTCCTCCAGCTGCCGGATCCGGGCGCTGATGGTCGACTGGGTGACATTCAGCCTCTCGGCGGTGCGGTTGAAATTCCGGGTTTCCAGAACGTCCATGTAGGTGAGTAGCAGCTGGCGATTCATTCAATCAGTATTATCGATTGAAAATGGCATATCAATTGCATTTATTCGCCGACCCTCGGTTCTTATCAAGGCCGCGCAGACATTGCCCACAGCCCGTCCGGCTTGGACAAGCGAGAGGAGAAGCGCATGTTTATTGTTGATTGCGACTGCCACAACTACTGGTGCAGCGCCACGGTCCTGGAACCGTATATGGAAGGCCTTTTCAAGGACATGTTCATCCGCGGAGAGCGCACCGGCCCGCGCGGCGCCTTCCCGCACGGCCACCGCCCCTGGTTTCACCCCGAAGGATTCGCCCGCCATGACGTCAACCCGGTGGAGGAAGGTGACAACTATCTGATCATGAAGGAAAAACACCTCGATAAATACAATATCGACGTGGCGATCCTGACCGGCGACGAGCCGATCGAAGCCTCGACCCTGGCCAACCCCTATTACGCCAATGCGCTGTGCAAGGCCTACAACGACTACATGATCGACTACTGGCTGCCCAAGGACGACCGCTTCTGGGGTTCCATCGTGGTGGCGCCGCAGGATCCGCATCTGGCGGCTGCCGAAATCCGCCGTGCGGGCGGCCACCCGCGCGTTGTTCAGGTGCTGGTCAGCCACGGTGCCTCGCGCCCCTACGGCGATCCGTTCTACCATCCGATCTACGAGGCCTGCGCCGAAATGGGCCTGCCGTTTGCGATGCACCTGGGCGGCCAGGGCGGCATCAATTCCACCCCGATCGGTGCTGGCCCGTCGACCTTTTTCTGGGAGACCCATGCGATTCTGCCGCAGACCGCGATGACCCATATGGCGAGCCTGATCGCCAATGGCGTGTTCGAGAAATGGCCGTCTCTGAAGGTGGTTGTGATCGAATGCGGCGTGGCTTGGGTCCCATCGGTTCTGTGGCGCCTGGACGCCAACTACAAGGCGCTGCGCAAGGAAACCCCCTGGCTCAAGCGTTTGCCTTCGGAATATTTCAAGGACCACTTCCGCTTCTCGACCCAGCCGCTGGAGCAACCGGAGAATATCCAGCACCTATGGGCGGCGCTGGAAGCGATGGACGGCGAGAACACCCTGATGTTCGCCTCGGATTACCCGCATTGGGATTACGACGACGTCAACAAACTGCATGTGCCGCCGGCCTGGCGCGAGAAGATCTTCGGCCTCAACGCACTGGACGTCTACACCCGCCTGCCGCGCGCAGCCGCGCAGGCCGCTGAATAAGGAGGATCCCCGATGACCACCAAGCATTTCGCCTGCAAGGCAGACGAGGTTCCGCAGGACATGGCCAAGATCGTCACCGTCTCCAACATGCCGATCGGCGTGTTCCGGCTGGAGGACGGGTTTCATGCGCTGCTGAACATCTGCCCGCACAAGGGGGCGGCGCTTTGCGAGGGGCCGGTCTGCGGCACCACCAAGCAGACCGGCGCAACCGAGTTTGTCTATGACCGCGCTGGCGAGATCGTCCGCTGCGCCTGGCACGGCTGGGAATTCGACATCCGCTCGGGCGAGTTTCTGGTTGATCCCGCCGTGAAGACCCGCCGCTTCGACATTTCCGTCGAAGGCGGCGACCTCTACGTCCATATTTGACCCCAAGGAGCGCCAGCATGACGCAATTCCCATGCCAGCCCGTAGCCTCGCATTATATCGGCGGCGGCTACCTGGGAGACGCCGCTGGCGCCCCGTTCGACTGCATCAACCCGGCAACGGGTGATGTGATCGCCCGTTTGAATGGCGCCTCCCCGTCCATCATCGAACGGGCAGTGGCCTGCGCAGGCGATGCGCAGGCCATCTGGGCCGCCAGATCCCCCGCGGAACGCGGCCGCGTGCTGCGCCGGGCGGCGGATCTCATCCGGGGCCGCAACGAGGAGCTGTCGGTTCTGGAAAGCCTGAACACCGGCAAGCCGGTCTCGGAAACCCGGGTGGCCGATGCTGCCAGCGGAGCCGACTGCTTGGAATATTTCGGCTGCCAGGCCGCCACGCTGACCGCCGATCACATCCCGCTGGGCGGCGACTGGGCCTATACCATGCGTGAGCCGCTGGGCGTCTGCCTTGGCATCGGCGCCTGGAACTATCCGATCCAGATCGCCTGCTGGAAGGCTGCTCCGGCGCTGGCCTGCGGCAATGCGATGATCTTCAAGCCTTCCGAGCTGACGCCGCTGACAGCGCTGAAACTGGCGGAGATCCTGACCGAGGCCGGCGCCCCGCCGGGCCTGTTCAACGTGGTGCAGGGCCTGCGCGACACCGGCGCCGCCCTGACCAGCCATCCCGGCATTGCCAAAGTGTCGCTGACCGGCTCGGTGCCCACCGGGCGCGCGGTGGCTGCGGCGGCTGCCGGGCAGATGAAACACATCACCATGGAGCTGGGCGGCAAATCCCCGCTGCTGGTGTTTGACGATGCCGCCATCGACAGCGCAGTCTCGGGCGCCATTCTCGGGAATTTCTACTCTACCGGCCAGATCTGCTCCAACGCCACAAGGGTGTTTGTGCAGAAAGGCATCAAGGAAGCCTTCCTGGCCCGGCTGGCAGAGCGCACCGCAAAGATCAGGGTCGGCGACCCGATGGACCCGGAGACCCAGATCGGCCCGCTGGTGAGCGCGGCGCAAGCCGATAGGGTGAACCGTTACATCGCTGCCGCCGAAAGCGAAGGCGC
Coding sequences:
- a CDS encoding Rieske (2Fe-2S) protein, with product MTTKHFACKADEVPQDMAKIVTVSNMPIGVFRLEDGFHALLNICPHKGAALCEGPVCGTTKQTGATEFVYDRAGEIVRCAWHGWEFDIRSGEFLVDPAVKTRRFDISVEGGDLYVHI
- a CDS encoding amidohydrolase family protein, translated to MFIVDCDCHNYWCSATVLEPYMEGLFKDMFIRGERTGPRGAFPHGHRPWFHPEGFARHDVNPVEEGDNYLIMKEKHLDKYNIDVAILTGDEPIEASTLANPYYANALCKAYNDYMIDYWLPKDDRFWGSIVVAPQDPHLAAAEIRRAGGHPRVVQVLVSHGASRPYGDPFYHPIYEACAEMGLPFAMHLGGQGGINSTPIGAGPSTFFWETHAILPQTAMTHMASLIANGVFEKWPSLKVVVIECGVAWVPSVLWRLDANYKALRKETPWLKRLPSEYFKDHFRFSTQPLEQPENIQHLWAALEAMDGENTLMFASDYPHWDYDDVNKLHVPPAWREKIFGLNALDVYTRLPRAAAQAAE
- a CDS encoding LysR family transcriptional regulator, with the translated sequence MNRQLLLTYMDVLETRNFNRTAERLNVTQSTISARIRQLEDELGTRLFERGRGGADPTAAGRRFETHCRSLLAAWSLAKRDVSAGPGLSRPRLRVSVQFSLAQSVLVDWAKQIRAQVPKLDLYLEANFSQQIQRDILTGETDIGIVFAPQQYPDVHVAEFGSENYVMLSTDCGRFLEVNWARYIKVAYTSYFERQHDELFPNLVHVQTVVGSDDLAAGFLKAGGGTAYMPSLSVPALMDTIPGLQLVEEAPVIPQPLYSIVHSRKRHDPLAAQATSLFQKLIQARSIDDFD
- the betB gene encoding betaine-aldehyde dehydrogenase; translation: MTQFPCQPVASHYIGGGYLGDAAGAPFDCINPATGDVIARLNGASPSIIERAVACAGDAQAIWAARSPAERGRVLRRAADLIRGRNEELSVLESLNTGKPVSETRVADAASGADCLEYFGCQAATLTADHIPLGGDWAYTMREPLGVCLGIGAWNYPIQIACWKAAPALACGNAMIFKPSELTPLTALKLAEILTEAGAPPGLFNVVQGLRDTGAALTSHPGIAKVSLTGSVPTGRAVAAAAAGQMKHITMELGGKSPLLVFDDAAIDSAVSGAILGNFYSTGQICSNATRVFVQKGIKEAFLARLAERTAKIRVGDPMDPETQIGPLVSAAQADRVNRYIAAAESEGATRVTPPLPLPEGPAWVSPVVFAGVTDGMTIAREEIFGPVMSVLEFDTEEEAVARANSTEFGLAAGVFTRDLARGHRVVSQLRAGTCWINAYNLTPVEMPFGGVGQSGIGRENARAAIEHFSQLKSVYVAMSSFENDY